The uncultured Desulfobulbus sp. genome window below encodes:
- the meaB gene encoding methylmalonyl Co-A mutase-associated GTPase MeaB yields MASDTKKPEWAPEGNCEGFACRVMDGVEAGHDGISSYKNSDQIAKPKVRHKRVQLTPQEFAEGVLRGDRAILGRTITLVESNAPKHITQAQEVLKILLPHTGNSIRIGITGVPGVGKSTFIESFGCFLIEQGHKVAVLAVDPSSSISGGSILGDKTRMERLSRDERCFIRPSPAGITLGGVARKTRETMLVCEAAGFDVILIETVGVGQSETTVRSMVDFFLLLMLAGAGDELQGIKKGIMELADALVINKADGKNKLFAETARSEYERAMHYLQPSTEGWTSHAYTCSALTNEGVDNIWKVIAKYREITTESGVFERHRKEQNIKWVHEMVDDHLRTLFAKHPGVNAILGDIEYRVGSGQLPAVAAVQRLISAFEA; encoded by the coding sequence ATGGCATCTGACACCAAAAAACCGGAGTGGGCACCGGAGGGGAATTGCGAAGGTTTCGCCTGTCGGGTGATGGACGGGGTGGAAGCGGGGCATGATGGAATAAGCTCCTATAAAAATTCAGACCAGATCGCAAAACCCAAGGTTCGTCATAAACGGGTGCAGCTGACACCCCAGGAATTTGCTGAAGGGGTTTTGCGTGGGGACAGGGCGATCCTCGGTCGCACCATCACCCTTGTTGAGAGTAACGCGCCAAAACACATAACCCAGGCGCAGGAGGTGCTCAAAATCCTGCTGCCACATACCGGAAACTCAATTCGTATCGGAATTACCGGTGTTCCCGGGGTCGGCAAGTCGACCTTTATTGAGTCTTTTGGCTGCTTTCTGATTGAGCAGGGACATAAGGTCGCTGTGTTGGCAGTCGATCCATCAAGCTCAATTTCCGGTGGTTCCATTTTGGGGGATAAAACCCGAATGGAGCGTTTGAGCAGGGATGAACGATGCTTTATCAGGCCCTCCCCAGCCGGGATCACTCTGGGTGGGGTAGCGAGAAAGACCCGGGAGACCATGCTGGTTTGTGAGGCGGCTGGATTTGATGTCATCCTGATAGAAACCGTTGGTGTCGGCCAAAGCGAGACAACGGTTCGTTCCATGGTCGATTTTTTCCTTCTGCTGATGCTGGCAGGAGCTGGTGACGAGTTGCAGGGTATCAAAAAGGGCATCATGGAATTAGCAGATGCCCTGGTGATCAACAAGGCTGACGGGAAAAACAAACTTTTTGCCGAGACTGCTCGCAGTGAATATGAGCGGGCCATGCATTATCTGCAGCCATCAACGGAGGGGTGGACCTCTCATGCGTACACCTGTTCAGCCCTGACCAACGAGGGCGTTGATAATATTTGGAAGGTCATCGCAAAATACCGCGAAATAACAACTGAATCCGGGGTGTTTGAACGCCACCGTAAGGAACAGAACATTAAGTGGGTGCATGAGATGGTGGATGACCACCTTCGTACCCTGTTTGCCAAGCATCCAGGGGTGAACGCGATCCTTGGAGATATAGAATACCGTGTTGGTAGTGGTCAGCTTCCAGCTGTGGCTGCGGTACAGAGGCTGATTAGTGCTTTTGAGGCCTGA
- the scpA gene encoding methylmalonyl-CoA mutase, whose translation MSAPDFTTIGLNPKVSPASYQDWAAKVKKETGMSAEDLVWRTVEQIDVKPMYTRKDYDGLDHLGYMAGIPPYLRGPYATMFVQRPWTVRQYAGFSTAEESNAFYRRNLAAGQMGLSIAFDLATHRGYDSDHERVVGDVGKAGVAVDSILDMNVLFAGIPLDQMTVSMTMNGAVLPIMAFYIVAAEEQGVKQEQLGGTIQNDILKEYMVRNTYIYPPANSMRIISDIFAFTAQNMPKYNSISISGYHMEEAGATSDIEMAYTLADGWDYARAGVNAGMSIDKFAPRLSFFWAQGMNYFMEIAKMRAARVLWAKIIKTFDPQNVKSLALRTHSQTSGWSLTEGDPFNNVCRTCIEGMAAALGHTQSMHTNSLDEAIALPTEFSARIARNTQLYLQDETNILRPADPWAGSFYLEALTGAIMRRGWDLIQEVENLGGMAKAIETGLPKMRIEEAAARRQAGIDSGREKIVGVNSYCLDQEDALDTLEVDNTAVREAQLKRLAKLKAERDETKCQSTLNALTHCAKTGEGNLLALAIEAARARASLGEISFALEKEWGRHTAVIRSISGVYKAEFSEKEEVQKVIAMTKEFEETEGRRPRIMVAKLGQDGHDRGAKVISTAFADLGFDVDIGPLFQTPEEAARQAVENDAHIIGFSSLAAGHKTLLPALVEELEKLGRPDIMAVIGGVIPAPDYQYLYDHGAAAIFGPGTVIPVAAMKVLEELKARLHAE comes from the coding sequence ATGAGCGCACCGGATTTTACCACCATTGGACTGAATCCCAAAGTCTCACCAGCCAGCTACCAGGATTGGGCTGCCAAGGTCAAAAAAGAGACAGGTATGAGCGCCGAAGACTTGGTATGGCGGACGGTGGAGCAGATTGATGTCAAACCGATGTATACCCGGAAAGATTATGATGGCTTGGACCATCTCGGCTACATGGCGGGTATTCCACCGTATTTGCGTGGGCCTTATGCCACCATGTTTGTCCAGCGTCCCTGGACGGTTCGTCAGTACGCGGGCTTCTCAACCGCTGAAGAGAGTAACGCATTCTATCGCCGTAACCTTGCAGCCGGTCAGATGGGACTTTCCATCGCCTTTGACCTGGCCACCCACCGTGGCTATGACTCGGATCACGAGCGCGTTGTCGGTGATGTGGGCAAAGCCGGTGTTGCTGTGGATTCAATCCTGGACATGAATGTCCTTTTTGCAGGTATTCCGCTCGACCAGATGACGGTCTCCATGACCATGAACGGCGCGGTTTTGCCGATTATGGCCTTTTATATCGTTGCCGCTGAAGAGCAGGGCGTCAAGCAGGAGCAGTTGGGGGGCACTATCCAAAACGATATCCTCAAAGAATACATGGTGCGTAATACCTATATTTATCCCCCAGCAAACTCCATGCGCATTATCTCCGATATTTTTGCCTTTACTGCGCAAAATATGCCGAAATACAACAGTATTTCTATCTCAGGCTATCATATGGAGGAGGCGGGGGCCACCTCAGATATCGAGATGGCCTATACGCTTGCCGATGGCTGGGACTATGCCCGCGCCGGGGTCAATGCCGGCATGTCCATTGATAAATTTGCGCCTCGGCTCTCCTTTTTCTGGGCCCAGGGCATGAACTACTTCATGGAAATCGCCAAGATGCGGGCGGCCCGTGTTCTCTGGGCCAAGATCATCAAGACCTTTGATCCGCAAAACGTTAAGTCCCTTGCCCTTCGTACCCATTCCCAGACATCTGGTTGGAGTCTGACCGAAGGAGACCCCTTTAACAATGTCTGTCGTACCTGCATCGAGGGTATGGCTGCCGCCCTTGGCCATACTCAGTCCATGCATACCAACTCTCTGGATGAGGCAATTGCCCTGCCTACAGAGTTCTCTGCCCGTATTGCCCGAAATACGCAGCTCTATCTCCAGGATGAGACCAATATTCTTCGTCCAGCCGATCCCTGGGCAGGTTCCTTTTATTTGGAGGCCCTTACAGGAGCCATCATGCGGCGTGGCTGGGATCTGATCCAGGAGGTTGAAAACCTGGGTGGTATGGCCAAAGCCATTGAAACCGGACTCCCCAAGATGCGTATTGAAGAGGCCGCTGCCCGTCGTCAGGCAGGTATCGACTCCGGTCGGGAGAAAATCGTTGGTGTCAACTCCTATTGCCTGGACCAGGAAGATGCCTTGGACACTCTTGAGGTCGATAACACCGCCGTTCGTGAGGCCCAGCTCAAACGCCTTGCCAAGCTGAAAGCTGAGCGCGATGAAACCAAGTGCCAATCCACACTGAATGCCCTCACACATTGTGCCAAAACCGGTGAAGGGAACCTGCTTGCTCTCGCCATTGAAGCGGCTCGAGCCCGTGCATCACTTGGTGAAATCAGTTTTGCTCTTGAAAAGGAATGGGGGAGACATACGGCCGTGATTCGATCGATTTCTGGTGTCTACAAGGCAGAGTTCAGTGAAAAAGAAGAAGTACAGAAGGTCATCGCCATGACCAAGGAGTTTGAGGAAACCGAGGGGCGCCGCCCGCGTATCATGGTGGCCAAGCTCGGTCAGGACGGCCATGATCGTGGTGCCAAGGTTATTTCCACTGCCTTTGCTGATCTTGGTTTTGACGTCGATATCGGACCCCTGTTCCAGACTCCTGAAGAAGCGGCACGGCAGGCAGTTGAAAACGATGCCCACATTATTGGTTTCAGCTCGCTGGCCGCCGGTCATAAAACCCTCTTGCCCGCGCTGGTTGAAGAACTGGAGAAACTGGGTCGCCCGGATATCATGGCCGTCATCGGCGGTGTTATTCCTGCTCCGGACTATCAGTATCTCTATGACCATGGCGCAGCCGCCATTTTCGGGCCCGGTACCGTTATTCCGGTAGCGGCGATGAAGGTCCTTGAGGAGTTGAAAGCACGCCTGCACGCCGAGTAG
- a CDS encoding methylmalonyl-CoA mutase family protein: MGTALDILKDFPANSHAQWMEAVDKQLKGKPFEKSLVKKTYEGIDIQPMYFMHDLEGLPQVDSLPGERPFVRGTIASGNRVNAWNIAQEITLASPEEFNRAASYDLSRGQNSLNIILDKATLTGQDPEVAPELVGKGGLSLTCLSDAKVAFQDIDLSKHPIRLSCGAAGVAPFAMIAALVEEQGGDTKLLEGSLAVDPLGTLAVEGQLQGSLAQYYDQMAQLTRWALEHAPKLRTIAINTDGYRNSGGSAVEDIGFALATGVTYIRELMERGLAIDDIAAKMSFEFSIGNDFFMEIAKFRAARMTWTQVVESFGGNENSQKMYIHARTGTWNKTEVDPWVNMLRVSTEAFSGIAGGVDSMHVGPFDEIFRTPNEFSRRIARNVHIVLKEEGHFDKVVDPAGGCWYVEKITAQLAELSWALLQEVEKAGGMSAALDKGMPQDTVAEVAAKRAKNVATRTDRFVGTNMYPNLLEKRLFAEPFDQEGFCEQRVQAVKAHANAVDKSACNAAIDALAERRSILDGELVVRAIAAARQGATIGMLSTAIAAESSATPTVKPLNIHRGTESFERIRRATEAFTEKTGAPPKLFLANMGPIPQHKGRADFSTAFFNVGAFETIANDGFATVDEAAKATLDSGAKAVVICSTDATYPEIVPDLAMQIKAADPGMMIILAGYPKDHVEAFKEAGVDEFLHIRVNALDLLTKLQKHLEVIA, from the coding sequence ATGGGAACAGCATTGGACATTCTCAAGGATTTCCCTGCAAACAGCCACGCCCAGTGGATGGAGGCGGTGGATAAGCAACTCAAAGGGAAACCTTTTGAAAAATCCTTGGTGAAGAAAACCTACGAGGGCATCGATATTCAGCCGATGTATTTCATGCATGACCTCGAAGGATTACCCCAGGTAGACAGTTTACCTGGTGAAAGACCTTTTGTACGCGGGACAATCGCTTCAGGAAATAGAGTCAATGCCTGGAATATTGCCCAGGAGATCACTCTGGCAAGCCCTGAGGAGTTTAACAGGGCTGCCAGCTACGACTTGAGCCGTGGGCAAAACAGCCTCAATATAATTTTAGATAAAGCTACCCTAACCGGCCAGGATCCGGAGGTCGCACCGGAACTGGTCGGGAAGGGCGGCTTGTCCTTGACTTGCCTCAGCGATGCCAAAGTCGCGTTTCAAGATATCGATCTCAGCAAGCATCCAATCCGCCTTTCCTGTGGTGCCGCTGGTGTCGCTCCCTTTGCCATGATTGCTGCCTTGGTTGAAGAGCAGGGTGGGGATACAAAACTACTGGAAGGTTCGCTCGCTGTTGATCCCCTAGGGACGCTCGCGGTCGAGGGGCAACTCCAGGGATCCCTGGCCCAGTACTACGATCAAATGGCCCAGTTAACCCGATGGGCCCTTGAACATGCTCCCAAACTGCGAACCATAGCCATCAATACCGATGGCTATCGCAACAGCGGGGGAAGCGCTGTAGAGGATATTGGCTTTGCCCTGGCAACGGGTGTTACTTATATCCGTGAGCTGATGGAGCGTGGACTGGCCATTGATGATATAGCCGCCAAAATGAGCTTTGAGTTTTCCATTGGCAATGATTTTTTCATGGAAATTGCCAAATTCCGGGCTGCTCGTATGACCTGGACTCAGGTTGTAGAGTCCTTTGGTGGGAACGAGAATTCACAAAAAATGTACATCCACGCCCGCACCGGGACCTGGAATAAGACAGAGGTCGATCCCTGGGTCAATATGCTGCGTGTCTCAACCGAGGCATTTTCCGGCATCGCTGGCGGCGTAGATAGTATGCATGTCGGTCCTTTTGACGAGATTTTTCGCACACCCAATGAGTTCTCGCGACGTATAGCACGAAATGTCCATATTGTGCTCAAAGAAGAGGGACATTTTGATAAGGTTGTGGATCCGGCTGGTGGCTGCTGGTATGTGGAAAAAATTACAGCCCAGCTGGCCGAATTATCCTGGGCACTTCTGCAGGAAGTGGAAAAAGCCGGGGGCATGAGTGCAGCCTTGGACAAGGGCATGCCCCAGGATACGGTTGCCGAGGTTGCTGCCAAGCGGGCGAAAAATGTTGCAACGCGTACAGATCGGTTCGTCGGCACCAATATGTATCCCAACCTCCTTGAAAAAAGGCTCTTTGCCGAGCCTTTTGACCAAGAGGGGTTCTGTGAACAACGAGTCCAGGCGGTTAAGGCCCATGCCAACGCGGTAGATAAAAGCGCTTGTAATGCCGCCATCGATGCATTGGCAGAACGACGCTCCATTCTTGATGGCGAGTTGGTGGTTCGAGCCATCGCTGCGGCCCGTCAAGGGGCGACCATCGGTATGCTCAGTACAGCAATTGCCGCTGAAAGCAGTGCAACACCCACGGTGAAACCTTTAAACATTCACCGGGGGACTGAGTCTTTTGAACGTATCCGGCGGGCAACCGAGGCGTTTACCGAAAAGACCGGTGCGCCACCAAAACTTTTTCTTGCCAACATGGGGCCCATTCCTCAGCACAAGGGGCGAGCAGATTTTTCCACCGCATTTTTTAATGTGGGGGCCTTTGAGACCATCGCAAACGATGGCTTTGCCACCGTTGACGAGGCAGCCAAGGCAACCCTTGATTCTGGGGCAAAGGCCGTGGTGATTTGTTCAACCGATGCCACATATCCTGAGATAGTTCCAGATCTTGCCATGCAAATCAAAGCGGCTGATCCTGGCATGATGATCATTCTCGCAGGCTATCCCAAGGATCATGTAGAAGCCTTCAAAGAAGCAGGCGTGGATGAGTTTCTCCATATTCGCGTCAATGCGCTGGACCTGCTGACCAAACTGCAAAAACACCTGGAGGTGATCGCATGA
- a CDS encoding response regulator: MTDNGSGMEQEILPHLFEPFFTTKEVGEGTGLGLATVHGIVKQNNGSVQVRSTFNQGTTFEIYFPATECTGDAHETGQTSQLEHTAATVLLVEDEPAILEMATLLLESLGYSVLAAHAPSQALQVAQEYDGRIDLLITDVVMPEMNGPQLAQKILLLRPELRQLFMSGYSSGVMEHHGMKDKNVHFIHKPFTRIAFEKMICEALA, from the coding sequence GTGACCGATAACGGGAGTGGGATGGAGCAGGAAATTCTCCCCCATCTTTTTGAACCGTTTTTTACCACCAAAGAGGTGGGCGAGGGCACGGGCCTTGGCTTAGCAACGGTGCATGGCATCGTGAAGCAAAATAATGGATCTGTTCAGGTGAGAAGTACCTTCAACCAGGGAACGACATTTGAAATATATTTTCCTGCTACAGAGTGCACGGGAGACGCTCACGAAACGGGGCAAACATCACAGCTCGAGCATACAGCCGCAACCGTCTTGTTGGTTGAGGACGAACCTGCAATTTTAGAGATGGCGACGCTCTTGCTTGAGTCTCTGGGATACTCTGTGCTTGCTGCTCACGCACCATCACAAGCGTTGCAGGTGGCCCAGGAGTATGATGGTCGCATCGATCTGCTGATTACCGATGTGGTCATGCCGGAGATGAATGGGCCGCAGCTTGCTCAAAAAATACTACTATTGCGGCCGGAACTGCGACAGCTTTTTATGTCTGGCTATAGCTCCGGTGTGATGGAACACCATGGAATGAAAGATAAAAATGTTCATTTTATCCACAAGCCGTTTACCCGAATTGCCTTTGAAAAAATGATCTGTGAGGCTTTGGCTTGA
- a CDS encoding PAS domain-containing protein → MGWALCCVHPDDLPSIRKAWHAAVAHPENTVAVEYRHKHKDGGWVYSEAVAQSFFHDPAINGMLATVRDTTARKVAEESLQHQGALLEAMVRNIPFDFWARDTNEKIIIQSEQSVKLWGNLRVEPETEATIPSKTLESWQNNNAQVFEGNIVSYDCALITKDGECSEYHSIVAPIRDRDEILGIMRVNLDITEERQVQEDLRESEERLQLVMEGSQLGYWDWDIKEGEVRRNKRWAEMLGYTQKEIEDSVKQWTDLHHPDDREAAWESIDNHLQGKSPAHRMEYRMLAKDGQYKWILDQASVTKRDVDGTPLRMSGTHTDITQYKQKELEREKLQSQLAQAQKQKANMFCLP, encoded by the coding sequence ATGGGGTGGGCTTTGTGTTGTGTTCATCCCGATGATCTGCCCAGTATTCGCAAAGCCTGGCATGCTGCCGTAGCTCATCCCGAAAATACGGTTGCTGTTGAATATCGGCACAAACATAAAGATGGAGGCTGGGTCTACTCTGAGGCCGTGGCTCAGAGTTTTTTTCACGATCCAGCCATTAACGGTATGCTGGCAACAGTACGAGACACGACTGCTCGAAAAGTGGCCGAAGAGTCCTTACAGCACCAGGGGGCACTGCTGGAGGCTATGGTGCGCAACATTCCCTTTGATTTTTGGGCTCGCGATACCAACGAAAAAATCATTATTCAGTCAGAGCAGTCAGTTAAACTCTGGGGCAATTTACGTGTAGAACCCGAAACAGAGGCAACCATCCCCAGCAAGACCCTGGAGAGTTGGCAGAACAATAATGCCCAGGTTTTTGAGGGAAATATTGTTTCTTACGATTGTGCATTGATCACCAAAGATGGTGAATGTAGTGAATATCACTCCATCGTCGCCCCCATTCGTGATAGGGATGAAATTTTGGGGATTATGAGGGTAAATCTGGATATCACCGAAGAACGACAGGTTCAGGAGGATCTGCGTGAGAGTGAAGAACGGTTGCAGCTGGTTATGGAAGGAAGTCAGCTCGGTTACTGGGACTGGGATATCAAAGAGGGGGAAGTCAGGCGTAACAAACGCTGGGCAGAGATGCTAGGCTACACTCAGAAAGAAATAGAGGATAGCGTTAAGCAGTGGACTGATCTCCATCATCCCGATGACCGTGAAGCAGCGTGGGAATCTATTGATAATCATCTTCAGGGAAAGAGCCCGGCACACCGCATGGAGTATCGTATGCTTGCTAAAGATGGTCAGTACAAATGGATACTTGACCAGGCAAGTGTGACCAAGCGTGATGTTGATGGTACTCCGTTACGCATGAGTGGTACCCATACAGATATCACTCAATATAAACAAAAAGAATTAGAGCGTGAAAAGTTGCAATCCCAATTGGCCCAGGCACAGAAGCAGAAGGCGAATATGTTTTGCTTACCGTGA
- a CDS encoding transglutaminase domain-containing protein, whose translation MLWIVLFSILTACGQKEPTDSQAQQWKGRYPGSDFQKIDRAILNLSASDQKSLAAVARAIGLVARTDWEKIRGVWCWITHNIAYDVTPQTRKNSGPHAEEAFRQKRAVCSGYSRLFADLAQRLGLEVFEVRGYVKDETSRATARELVANHAWNIAKIDGTLHLFDPTWGAGSRKGRSFRWHYKEIYFDASPEQFVFNHFPQQAEYQLLNPPLDQKTFFRLPYVNPTGFAYGLQTNGLLQRARSGGKVTAPRFFKCALAPTRIQVPMRDTLIEGQNYRFRFSIPAHQMIVRTGADDPVFIDGEEGHFDFSVNAQTEKLVVGVVTSSSEDKIEYSYLVAYKVQP comes from the coding sequence GTGTTGTGGATAGTGCTGTTCTCTATCCTGACAGCATGCGGGCAGAAGGAACCGACCGATTCTCAGGCACAACAGTGGAAAGGACGCTATCCGGGAAGTGATTTTCAAAAGATTGATCGGGCAATACTCAACCTTTCTGCCAGTGACCAGAAATCCCTTGCAGCCGTAGCCCGTGCCATCGGGCTGGTTGCAAGAACTGACTGGGAAAAGATTCGAGGCGTTTGGTGTTGGATAACCCACAACATTGCCTATGATGTGACTCCTCAAACCAGGAAAAACAGCGGGCCTCATGCTGAGGAGGCGTTTCGACAAAAACGCGCTGTCTGTTCAGGGTACAGTCGTCTCTTTGCAGATTTGGCACAGCGTCTAGGGCTAGAAGTCTTTGAGGTTAGAGGATACGTCAAAGATGAAACCAGTAGGGCAACTGCAAGAGAGCTTGTCGCCAACCATGCTTGGAATATAGCAAAAATTGACGGTACTCTTCATCTCTTTGATCCTACCTGGGGGGCGGGGTCACGCAAGGGCAGGTCGTTTCGTTGGCATTATAAAGAGATATACTTTGATGCTTCTCCTGAACAATTTGTATTTAATCATTTTCCTCAACAGGCAGAATATCAGTTGCTCAATCCCCCTCTTGACCAGAAAACTTTTTTTCGTCTCCCTTATGTAAATCCCACGGGGTTCGCCTATGGGTTGCAAACAAATGGTCTCCTGCAACGAGCGCGCAGTGGGGGGAAGGTGACTGCACCTCGATTTTTTAAATGTGCCCTGGCTCCAACCCGTATTCAGGTGCCTATGCGTGATACGCTTATTGAGGGGCAGAACTACCGATTTCGTTTCTCAATTCCAGCCCATCAAATGATTGTGCGAACCGGAGCCGATGATCCTGTCTTTATTGATGGAGAAGAGGGGCATTTTGATTTTTCCGTGAATGCCCAGACTGAGAAGCTGGTTGTAGGGGTTGTCACCAGTAGCTCAGAGGATAAAATTGAGTACAGTTATCTGGTTGCCTATAAGGTGCAACCCTAA
- a CDS encoding cytidylate kinase family protein has protein sequence MKNDKLIQRTLLFIYGLFIMAIGVDLSVKANLGVSPISSVPYVYCLTFPLTLGQTTIAFNILLIILQILVLQKAYQWIQLIQIPVVFLFGWFIDMTLPMVAWIEPENYLSQTFYCLLGCVVLALGVYFEVKAKLTYLPGEGLAMALNKRFGFEFGKTKIAVDSSMVIAGIISSLIFLGDVQGIREGTVAAAILVGYCVRFFNQTISLPRSWIAMDPVDETASATVVDRKAGQCIITISRELGSGGHAVGKLVAEKLGISFYDEQLIELTAEQSGFTAKYIEENEQQLANSLFYTLYEQNYAYVDSVMPPPDALFMVQSKIIRDIATKESCVIVGRCADFVLMDSPCLLKVFVHANETDREQQIIQRYAVPQEEAKELLAASDRKRANYCQRFTGKTWGKADNYMLSFDSTSLGIDYVVDMIVQTIQYQQTNREDK, from the coding sequence ATGAAAAACGACAAACTTATTCAACGAACTCTGCTCTTTATTTATGGCCTATTTATCATGGCCATCGGCGTGGACCTCTCGGTCAAGGCAAATCTGGGTGTTTCGCCTATTTCCAGTGTACCTTATGTCTACTGTCTTACCTTTCCCTTGACGCTTGGCCAGACAACCATTGCCTTTAACATCCTTTTGATTATTTTACAGATTTTGGTGCTGCAAAAGGCCTATCAATGGATCCAGCTGATTCAAATACCGGTGGTCTTTCTCTTTGGCTGGTTCATTGATATGACCCTGCCCATGGTGGCCTGGATCGAGCCTGAGAACTATCTCTCCCAAACCTTTTATTGTCTGTTGGGCTGTGTGGTCCTCGCGCTCGGCGTCTATTTTGAGGTGAAAGCCAAGCTGACCTATCTTCCGGGGGAAGGGCTGGCAATGGCCCTCAATAAACGGTTTGGTTTTGAATTTGGTAAGACCAAAATTGCAGTGGATAGCTCCATGGTTATTGCTGGAATTATAAGTTCTCTGATTTTTCTGGGCGATGTGCAGGGGATTCGTGAGGGGACTGTGGCTGCTGCCATTCTGGTGGGGTATTGTGTGCGCTTCTTTAATCAAACAATTAGCCTGCCAAGATCCTGGATTGCGATGGACCCGGTCGACGAAACAGCTTCAGCCACAGTTGTTGACAGGAAAGCTGGCCAATGCATTATTACCATCTCTCGGGAATTGGGCAGCGGTGGGCATGCAGTGGGCAAGCTGGTGGCCGAAAAACTGGGTATCTCTTTTTATGATGAGCAACTGATTGAGCTAACGGCCGAGCAAAGTGGATTTACTGCAAAATATATAGAAGAAAATGAACAGCAATTGGCCAATTCACTATTTTATACCCTTTACGAGCAAAATTATGCCTATGTAGATTCTGTCATGCCGCCTCCTGATGCGCTTTTTATGGTACAAAGTAAAATTATTCGAGATATTGCTACTAAAGAGTCCTGTGTGATTGTGGGGCGCTGTGCTGATTTTGTGCTGATGGATTCACCTTGCCTTTTGAAGGTATTTGTCCATGCCAACGAAACCGATCGAGAGCAACAGATCATCCAACGATACGCTGTGCCTCAAGAAGAAGCCAAAGAATTACTGGCAGCATCAGATCGCAAACGAGCCAATTATTGTCAGCGCTTCACCGGCAAGACTTGGGGAAAGGCAGATAATTACATGCTGAGTTTTGACAGCACTTCTCTTGGTATTGATTATGTCGTAGATATGATTGTTCAAACGATTCAGTATCAACAGACAAATCGAGAGGATAAATAG
- a CDS encoding nucleoside recognition domain-containing protein, which produces MSPEDIIKRASDLRWKLPQDFHDRWVEKVYAESARIAERNVQQTGVSHRLTWERRLDTLLTNRWTGGPIMVLMLAFVLWITIIGANVPSGLLANLLLDHGHPLLKHLAESAHFPWWLSGVLIDGLYLTMAWVISVMLPPMAIFFPLFTMLEDFGYLPRVAFNMDHLFQRVGAHGKQALTMSMGWGCNAAGIVATRVIDSPRERLIAIITNNFALCNGRWPTQILLATVFLGVLVPPAVAGLVSAAAVLGVALLGVFFTFVTSWMLSTTVLKGEASTFTLELPPFRPPNILRTLYTSLVDRTLIVLWRAIVFAAPAGVVLWSICNIHLGDASIAQWLVRILDGPGWLIGLNGVILVAYIVAIPANEIVIPTVLMLTVLTTGVAGVGEQGAGVMFETSENATLAMLLHAGGWTTLTAICLMLFSLCHNPCSTTIYTIYKETKSLKWTLVSTFMPIVIGVVLCGAVAFVWRMFSG; this is translated from the coding sequence ATGAGCCCAGAAGATATAATAAAACGAGCAAGTGATTTACGCTGGAAACTCCCCCAGGATTTTCATGATCGCTGGGTCGAGAAGGTGTATGCCGAGTCAGCGCGAATTGCCGAGCGCAACGTGCAGCAGACAGGCGTTTCCCATCGGTTGACCTGGGAACGGCGCCTGGATACGCTTTTGACCAACCGCTGGACCGGTGGACCTATTATGGTCCTGATGCTGGCGTTTGTTTTGTGGATCACCATCATTGGGGCCAACGTCCCCTCAGGCCTGCTGGCCAACCTGCTCTTGGATCACGGCCACCCCCTTTTAAAACATCTGGCCGAGTCGGCGCATTTTCCCTGGTGGCTATCCGGGGTCCTGATTGACGGGTTATATCTGACCATGGCCTGGGTCATCTCGGTGATGCTGCCCCCCATGGCTATTTTTTTTCCGCTGTTCACCATGTTGGAAGATTTTGGCTATCTGCCCCGGGTGGCCTTCAACATGGATCATCTTTTCCAGCGTGTTGGTGCCCACGGTAAACAAGCCCTGACCATGAGTATGGGCTGGGGCTGTAACGCTGCAGGGATTGTGGCGACCCGGGTCATTGACTCACCCCGGGAACGGTTGATTGCAATTATCACCAATAACTTTGCCCTCTGTAATGGGCGCTGGCCCACTCAGATTCTCCTCGCCACTGTCTTTTTAGGAGTTCTTGTTCCTCCGGCCGTGGCTGGGCTGGTCTCTGCCGCCGCAGTGCTGGGGGTGGCCTTGCTGGGTGTGTTCTTTACCTTTGTGACATCCTGGATGCTGTCGACCACTGTGCTCAAAGGCGAGGCCTCGACCTTTACCCTGGAGCTCCCTCCTTTTCGTCCACCGAATATTCTGCGAACCCTCTATACCTCGTTGGTTGATCGAACCCTGATCGTCCTCTGGCGAGCCATAGTCTTTGCCGCTCCAGCAGGAGTGGTCCTCTGGTCTATCTGTAATATCCACCTGGGGGATGCCTCGATTGCCCAATGGCTGGTACGAATACTTGATGGCCCCGGCTGGTTAATCGGGCTCAACGGCGTTATTTTGGTGGCGTATATTGTCGCAATCCCAGCCAATGAGATTGTTATCCCCACCGTGCTCATGCTCACTGTACTGACAACAGGTGTTGCCGGGGTCGGTGAGCAGGGGGCAGGGGTCATGTTTGAGACCAGTGAAAATGCAACTCTGGCTATGCTGCTGCATGCAGGCGGCTGGACCACGCTTACAGCCATCTGTCTGATGCTGTTCAGTCTCTGTCATAATCCCTGTTCAACCACTATTTATACCATCTACAAGGAGACCAAGAGTCTGAAATGGACCCTGGTTTCCACCTTTATGCCCATTGTGATCGGTGTTGTTCTCTGCGGAGCTGTCGCCTTCGTCTGGCGCATGTTTTCCGGCTGA